Part of the Bacillus andreraoultii genome is shown below.
TTCCACAAGATTTTTTATCTGTTTGTCCAATTTTTTTAGATGGTTCGGTCTATTTTGTCCCACAACCCTATATACATGTAATACAAACTGTTATGGGGGGAAATGTATGAAGTTTATTAGAAACATTTTTATATTAGCAGCCATGGTTTTCATGCTATCTGCTTGTTCTCTTATTGGAGGAAAAGAGAGTATTGACCCACCTCAAGATGTATCATATGAAGAAGATTTAGATGTGACAAAGGATGATGGTGCAGAGACTGAAAAGGAAGGGAAAGTTAAAACAGAGCTGTATCTAATTGACAAAGATGGCTATGTCGTCCCACAGACATTTGAGCTTCCAAATACAGAAAGTGTAGCAAAACAAGCTTTAGATCATTTAGTTAAAGATGGTCCAATTACAGACCAATTACCAAATGATTTCCGTGCTGTGTTACCAGCTGGAACAGAAACATCTGTCGACATAAAAGATGGAGTAGCAACTGTTAATTTTTCAAATGAATTTACAGAATATGCGCCAGAGGATGAATTAAAAATTTTACAATCTGTTACGTGGACGTTAACACAATTTGATTCAATTGAAAAAGTTAACTTAAAATTAAATGGTAAACAGTTGAAAGAAATGCCGGTAAACGGAACACCGATTAATGGAGAATTAACTCGAAAAAATGGTATTAATATTGAAACAAATGTGGCTGATATTACAAATACTTATCCAGTAACCGTGTATTACCTTGCACAATCAAATGAAAAAAGTTACTACGTTCCAGTAACAAAACGGGTAAGTAATAAAGTTGATAATCCGGTTATGGCTGTAGTGAACGAACTTATAAAAGGACCGAATACATCTTCAACGTTATACACGCTATTTATGCCAGATGTACAACTTGTCGATGAACCAAAATTAGATAATGGCATTGTAAAATTAAATTTCAATGAAAATATTTATGGAAGTTATGATCAAAAGCTAGTATCTAAACAAGTTTTAGAACCATTAGTATTATCATTAACGGAACAAGAAGGAGTAGAAGGTGTATCTATCCAAG
Proteins encoded:
- a CDS encoding GerMN domain-containing protein, whose amino-acid sequence is MKFIRNIFILAAMVFMLSACSLIGGKESIDPPQDVSYEEDLDVTKDDGAETEKEGKVKTELYLIDKDGYVVPQTFELPNTESVAKQALDHLVKDGPITDQLPNDFRAVLPAGTETSVDIKDGVATVNFSNEFTEYAPEDELKILQSVTWTLTQFDSIEKVNLKLNGKQLKEMPVNGTPINGELTRKNGINIETNVADITNTYPVTVYYLAQSNEKSYYVPVTKRVSNKVDNPVMAVVNELIKGPNTSSTLYTLFMPDVQLVDEPKLDNGIVKLNFNENIYGSYDQKLVSKQVLEPLVLSLTEQEGVEGVSIQVNGDTNVVNQDGQTLSEPVTRPASVNTSSY